The Caloramator mitchellensis genome contains a region encoding:
- a CDS encoding DUF5057 domain-containing protein encodes MKNNLKLSILTIVLITFLSTFLIQIKPVYANYPAIYDTIRILEIVPDYKDTKILNNFISSNKTLFPNITVDAITLNQLNSMRNDINGEYDLIYFSKGKYGLVNGDDYSNPTGMNTSDKPKRYNDITNLRAKKIKDMINSGQCVLFDVTAFNDNSSKLYLNLYSYVNNNMKVNISSFNYNTFISYVYNKYISSKKRLQLEYFSFPDSNVEYRANDKLVFAFRVKNTNGDSSKYKAKLYIDYNRDSLFNENELSLEQSYFEYNILTSIEYLIPYVFTASIDWKLDLIALDTNGYETKIKYTTKGMIKYKGKPIAMNVLQLQPGNTFSLNDAFKKNSSSLGLSMDNINTPKTFKIANGDITLNIDTLTLDTFNNNVFGNSNLSYEKYRNLDANYDMIIFGFKDAFDKDVSVGAPLNAIMDFQQKGLGIMLTHDTFWYKGVGKAVNLKKNFIGLAGQAYDDGNRYKDTIGNDFRYLSEIGKYIKYTLMRADSGILKETNTNDIYATKINTNTMAVNKIVKANNGLINQYPYVLNDSINVGTTHMQYYGIDLEDENVIPWFNLDYSQYNKDITDSFNYYYTYSTANITYSGTGHTPNAANSNDAWHKYSTENSPEELKLFINTMVKSFLAANHKPEIDVITPAENEIISTKSDKITVSFIPYDFDLSDGKNIKAIIYIEDSNGNYLQKSSKEGLMSGEIVTIKDVENIYYKTNFNNVNKKMKIVLYDSKGASVEKVINLTVVDDFVEPEPILDYKIFQNTNYPIIEGITGDSKDNAQHKIYVSIKDDYGNIIAASDKNEIKQKGGERFQFTSDVKISDTVDFNKPYTVEVYQRHDNSEHRVSRTVSGKLYIDTIIPTLKNFGATINGNFVSLNDESNSLIGNINSISGIIEDADPEVKGSITLQKKNENNDFISINSQPIKNGAFSVSANLDLGLGEYRILIEAKDRAGNILSKIYYLNTLADLVESVSLKSLSNKLNTVYSNNNYISLELLVKNTAVDNLNNITIPLVFKDTQKSKFAVAQVTGASFTSNPNGIYIKINSLRKNEPVKVNIKLKITSTSKNIEIISVELINSNKLRYEYQGKEIEQKIPANIKIDFKVRKFKLI; translated from the coding sequence ATGAAAAACAATTTAAAGTTAAGCATATTGACGATTGTATTGATAACTTTTTTGTCAACATTTTTAATTCAAATTAAACCAGTATATGCAAATTATCCAGCAATTTATGATACTATTAGAATACTTGAGATAGTTCCTGATTATAAAGATACTAAAATATTGAATAATTTTATATCATCCAACAAAACCCTATTTCCCAATATTACAGTAGATGCTATAACTTTAAATCAACTTAATTCGATGAGAAATGATATAAACGGTGAATATGACTTAATTTACTTTTCAAAAGGTAAATATGGATTGGTAAATGGTGATGATTATTCTAATCCAACTGGTATGAATACATCTGATAAACCAAAAAGATATAATGATATAACCAATTTGAGGGCAAAAAAAATAAAAGACATGATAAATTCAGGGCAATGCGTTCTATTTGATGTAACTGCCTTTAATGATAACAGTTCAAAATTATATCTAAATTTATATTCATATGTGAATAATAATATGAAAGTTAATATTTCGAGTTTTAATTATAATACCTTCATATCATATGTTTATAATAAATATATTTCTTCAAAAAAAAGATTGCAACTTGAATATTTTAGTTTCCCTGATTCTAATGTTGAATATAGGGCTAATGATAAACTAGTTTTTGCATTTAGGGTAAAAAATACAAATGGAGATTCATCGAAATATAAAGCGAAACTCTATATTGATTATAATCGTGATTCACTGTTTAATGAAAATGAATTATCTTTGGAACAGTCATATTTTGAATATAATATATTAACTTCAATAGAATATCTGATTCCATATGTGTTTACTGCAAGCATTGACTGGAAGTTGGATTTAATAGCTCTTGATACTAACGGATATGAGACAAAAATTAAGTATACAACTAAAGGTATGATTAAATATAAGGGAAAACCTATTGCAATGAATGTTCTACAATTACAACCGGGAAATACTTTTTCTTTAAATGATGCCTTTAAGAAAAATAGCAGTAGTCTTGGTTTATCAATGGATAACATTAACACGCCTAAAACGTTTAAAATTGCAAATGGAGATATTACCTTAAATATTGATACACTTACTTTAGATACGTTTAATAATAATGTTTTTGGAAATTCAAATTTATCGTATGAAAAATATAGAAATCTAGATGCAAACTATGATATGATTATTTTTGGTTTTAAAGATGCTTTTGATAAAGATGTAAGCGTAGGTGCGCCATTAAATGCCATTATGGATTTTCAACAAAAAGGATTAGGCATAATGCTTACTCACGACACTTTTTGGTATAAAGGTGTTGGCAAAGCTGTAAACTTGAAAAAGAACTTTATTGGTTTAGCTGGTCAAGCTTATGATGATGGAAACAGATATAAAGATACAATTGGTAATGACTTTAGATATTTAAGTGAAATAGGGAAATACATTAAATATACACTTATGAGGGCAGATAGTGGTATTTTAAAAGAAACTAATACAAATGATATTTATGCAACGAAAATTAATACAAATACCATGGCAGTGAATAAAATAGTAAAAGCTAATAATGGATTAATTAATCAATACCCTTATGTTTTAAATGATTCAATCAACGTTGGAACAACACATATGCAATATTATGGAATAGATTTAGAGGATGAAAATGTCATTCCTTGGTTTAATCTTGATTATTCTCAATATAATAAAGATATTACAGATTCTTTTAATTACTATTATACCTATTCGACTGCTAATATTACGTATTCTGGAACAGGTCATACACCTAATGCTGCTAATTCAAATGATGCATGGCATAAATATTCAACAGAAAATTCACCTGAAGAATTAAAATTATTTATCAATACAATGGTAAAAAGTTTCTTAGCTGCAAACCATAAACCAGAAATAGATGTTATAACTCCGGCTGAAAATGAGATTATTTCAACTAAATCGGATAAAATAACTGTTTCCTTCATCCCCTATGATTTTGACCTTAGTGACGGAAAAAATATTAAGGCTATAATATACATCGAAGATTCGAATGGAAACTATTTACAAAAATCATCTAAAGAAGGATTAATGAGTGGAGAAATTGTAACAATTAAAGATGTTGAAAACATTTATTATAAAACTAATTTTAACAATGTAAACAAAAAAATGAAGATAGTTTTATACGATTCAAAAGGAGCCAGCGTAGAAAAAGTAATAAACTTAACTGTTGTTGATGATTTTGTTGAACCAGAACCTATATTGGACTATAAAATATTTCAAAATACCAACTATCCTATCATAGAAGGTATTACAGGAGACTCAAAAGATAATGCTCAACATAAAATATATGTTTCAATAAAAGATGATTATGGCAATATAATTGCAGCGAGTGATAAAAATGAAATTAAACAAAAGGGTGGAGAAAGATTTCAATTTACTTCTGATGTTAAAATAAGCGATACAGTTGATTTCAACAAACCATATACCGTGGAGGTATATCAAAGACACGACAACAGTGAGCACAGAGTATCAAGAACAGTAAGCGGCAAATTATATATTGATACAATTATACCAACTTTAAAAAATTTTGGAGCAACCATAAATGGCAATTTTGTTAGTTTAAACGATGAAAGTAATTCTTTAATTGGTAATATAAACTCCATTAGCGGTATTATAGAAGATGCAGATCCAGAAGTTAAAGGCAGTATAACATTGCAAAAGAAAAACGAGAACAATGATTTTATAAGCATAAACAGCCAACCAATCAAAAATGGTGCTTTTAGTGTATCTGCTAATTTGGATTTGGGATTAGGAGAATATAGAATATTAATTGAAGCTAAAGATAGAGCAGGCAATATATTGAGTAAGATTTACTATTTGAATACATTAGCAGATTTAGTAGAGAGCGTTTCGTTAAAATCTTTAAGTAACAAATTAAATACTGTTTATTCTAACAATAACTATATTTCACTTGAATTGCTCGTTAAAAATACGGCCGTTGATAATTTAAACAATATAACTATACCATTAGTTTTTAAGGATACTCAAAAATCTAAGTTTGCTGTAGCTCAGGTAACTGGAGCATCATTTACAAGTAATCCTAATGGGATTTATATAAAAATAAATTCACTAAGAAAAAATGAACCAGTAAAAGTTAATATTAAATTGAAGATAACTTCAACATCAAAAAATATAGAAATTATAAGTGTAGAACTAATAAATTCAAATAAATTAAGATATGAATATCAGGGAAAAGAAATTGAACAAAAAATTCCGGCTAATATTAAAATTGATTTCAAGGTTAGAAAATTTAAACTTATATAA
- a CDS encoding metallophosphoesterase family protein, giving the protein MKILLLSDEESKYIWDYFNPDKFKDIELVVSCGDLKAEYLSFIVTMIKAPLFYVHGNHDGDYLINPPEGCQCIDDKLILYKGLRIVGLGGSKYYNCSTLQYTEQQMERRITKLMPRIWWHKGFDILVTHAAAFQLGDGDDLCHQGFKAFNKLIDKYEPNYHFHGHNHLNYGKQERIILYKNTKIVNAFHYYIIEI; this is encoded by the coding sequence GTGAAAATACTGCTTCTTTCAGATGAAGAATCAAAATACATTTGGGATTATTTTAATCCTGATAAATTTAAAGATATTGAACTTGTAGTTTCTTGTGGTGATTTAAAAGCTGAATATTTATCGTTTATAGTAACTATGATAAAGGCGCCTTTATTTTATGTTCATGGGAATCATGACGGGGATTATTTAATTAATCCTCCTGAAGGATGTCAGTGTATAGACGATAAACTTATATTATACAAAGGTCTAAGGATAGTAGGCCTTGGTGGAAGCAAGTATTATAATTGCAGTACGCTCCAATATACAGAACAACAGATGGAAAGAAGAATTACAAAACTAATGCCGAGGATCTGGTGGCATAAGGGATTTGATATATTGGTAACTCACGCTGCCGCCTTTCAGTTAGGTGATGGAGATGATTTATGTCATCAAGGATTTAAGGCGTTTAATAAACTTATAGACAAATACGAACCTAATTACCATTTTCATGGTCACAACCATCTTAATTATGGCAAACAAGAAAGAATAATATTATATAAGAATACTAAAATAGTAAATGCCTTTCATTATTATATAATTGAAATTTAA
- a CDS encoding BMP family ABC transporter substrate-binding protein yields the protein MRTVKAEEHYINARKLALREYAKNASQGQSGYLPSLEGILKNTEILSEINIGLIEIPLKKIVGTYTYLRSRSFSKNFMPILNIDTEFQKKWCNLCSAHMEEGIREPIKVYEYLNWYYVIEGNKRVSVLKYFDAYSFHAYVTRLIPKYDESNLDIKIYYKFMNFNKITGIFSIYFTKEESFDELLNILNDYNPQNTGFEDSKYRFFEKNIYMTFRRIYLSMGGQKIPLTTGDAFIEYCKLYGIPDNLNEEILSQRIKSLLPILNSLANIEEVEVQTSPPEKAQNFLTTISTLVMPKKNIKVAFINASSPDTSGWTYSHELGRQFIQDLYSEQILTQSFNNTPIDETTSYDAIKNIAARGFDVIFTTSPIFLHATIKCALEFPEIKFFNCSEYQPYINVGNYFGRTYEPRFLTGIIAGAITKTNIIGYVATSPTPEVISSINAFSLGARLVNPYVKVLVSWTNEWYSKVKNDDADDKIINAGADVVANITIDEYHPITMEYGVYSMLTTIDLDTKKPLNYVAAPIWRWGIFYEKIIDNIISGSAKSVSDILGSSNRLVNFWWGIDSGVLDIYYSKDFVPLDTQKLVEHMRKMIISNIYHPFTGPIIDMNGNIKVEKDDYASIEQLLNMDWFVENIEII from the coding sequence ATGCGAACTGTAAAGGCCGAGGAACATTATATAAATGCCAGAAAATTAGCACTGAGAGAATATGCAAAAAATGCTTCCCAAGGTCAATCAGGTTATTTACCGTCCTTAGAAGGTATATTAAAAAATACAGAAATTCTGTCTGAAATAAATATCGGTTTAATTGAAATTCCTTTAAAGAAGATAGTAGGAACCTATACTTATCTTCGCAGCAGATCCTTTTCTAAAAATTTCATGCCTATTTTAAATATAGATACAGAATTTCAAAAAAAATGGTGTAATTTATGTAGTGCTCATATGGAAGAAGGAATAAGAGAACCTATAAAAGTTTATGAGTATTTAAACTGGTATTATGTAATCGAAGGAAATAAAAGGGTTAGTGTTTTAAAATATTTTGATGCTTACTCCTTTCATGCATATGTTACAAGGTTAATACCAAAATACGATGAATCTAATTTAGATATTAAAATATATTATAAGTTCATGAACTTTAATAAAATAACAGGAATTTTTTCTATTTATTTCACTAAAGAAGAAAGTTTTGATGAATTACTTAACATATTAAATGACTATAATCCTCAAAATACAGGTTTTGAAGATTCAAAATATAGGTTTTTTGAAAAAAACATTTATATGACCTTTAGAAGAATCTATTTGTCTATGGGAGGCCAAAAGATTCCTCTAACAACGGGTGATGCATTTATTGAATATTGCAAGCTTTATGGAATACCTGATAATTTGAATGAAGAAATACTGAGTCAAAGGATTAAAAGCCTTTTACCTATACTAAATTCATTGGCAAATATTGAAGAGGTTGAAGTTCAAACATCACCACCTGAAAAGGCTCAGAATTTTCTCACAACAATAAGCACATTAGTTATGCCTAAAAAGAACATAAAAGTTGCATTTATCAATGCATCGTCTCCTGATACTTCAGGTTGGACTTACTCCCATGAATTAGGAAGACAATTTATTCAAGACTTATATTCTGAACAGATTTTAACACAATCCTTCAATAATACTCCAATAGATGAAACTACTTCTTATGATGCAATTAAGAATATAGCTGCACGTGGATTTGATGTTATATTTACTACCAGTCCAATATTTTTACATGCAACAATTAAATGTGCCCTCGAATTTCCTGAAATAAAATTTTTTAACTGTTCAGAATACCAGCCATATATAAATGTAGGTAATTATTTCGGCAGAACCTACGAACCTAGATTTCTAACTGGGATAATTGCAGGTGCTATTACTAAAACGAACATTATAGGTTATGTAGCAACAAGTCCAACGCCAGAGGTGATAAGCTCTATAAATGCATTTTCTTTAGGAGCAAGGCTAGTGAATCCTTATGTAAAGGTTCTTGTATCTTGGACAAATGAGTGGTATAGCAAAGTAAAGAACGATGATGCTGACGATAAAATAATAAATGCAGGAGCTGATGTTGTTGCAAATATTACGATAGATGAATATCACCCCATTACAATGGAGTATGGTGTCTATTCGATGCTTACGACAATTGACCTAGATACAAAAAAGCCTTTAAACTATGTTGCTGCTCCAATATGGAGATGGGGAATTTTCTATGAGAAAATAATCGACAATATAATAAGTGGAAGTGCAAAGAGCGTTTCTGATATACTTGGTTCTTCTAACAGACTGGTTAATTTTTGGTGGGGGATAGATTCAGGGGTTCTTGATATTTATTATTCAAAGGATTTCGTTCCACTTGATACTCAAAAACTAGTTGAACATATGCGTAAAATGATAATTAGCAATATTTATCATCCCTTTACTGGTCCTATTATTGACATGAATGGAAACATTAAAGTTGAAAAGGACGATTATGCTTCAATCGAACAATTACTTAATATGGACTGGTTTGTTGAAAATATAGAAATTATTTAA
- a CDS encoding Dabb family protein translates to MVKHIVMWKLKDFAEGKTKEENIEIMKSMLEELIDKIGVIKKLEVGINFTESDAAFDVALYSEFETNEDLETYSKHPEHLKVGEFINKIRDARYVVDYKI, encoded by the coding sequence ATGGTAAAACATATTGTTATGTGGAAGCTAAAAGATTTTGCTGAGGGTAAAACAAAAGAAGAGAACATTGAAATAATGAAATCCATGCTTGAAGAACTTATTGACAAAATCGGTGTGATAAAAAAATTAGAAGTAGGAATTAATTTTACTGAATCTGATGCTGCATTTGATGTGGCACTCTATTCTGAATTTGAAACAAATGAGGATTTGGAAACTTATAGTAAGCATCCAGAACATTTAAAAGTTGGAGAATTTATTAATAAAATTCGAGATGCAAGATATGTAGTTGATTATAAAATATAA
- a CDS encoding NAD(P)-dependent oxidoreductase codes for MSKHVIDEAKRCLQCKNPRCKMGCPVSTPVNDMVRLLLEGKIIEAGEMLFENNPLTSVCSLVCPVEKFCEGNCILNHKNNPIQVSSIENYISEYYLRILNEKPNVHPERRIAVIGSGPAGITIAIMLARSGYNITIFEAHDKIGGVLRYGIPDYRLPKNILDLLKLKLLNMGVKIRPNTLIGPVITPENLFRDGYKAIFIGTGVWNPRPLRIKGESLGNVHYAIDYLKNPDVYDLGNKIIVIGAGNTAIDAARTALRKGVREVIIMYRRGEEDMPASREEIEYAKIDGVKFEFFKSPLEIVDNGVKYIKTQKEFLNEKDKITETEGSEGFLDADSVIIAASQGPRANIVSNTTGLEINNRGLLLTDEYGRTTKEGVFASGDVVTGAKTVVEAVNLSNRVAKAIDEFVREKYPELFIQKI; via the coding sequence ATGTCAAAACATGTTATAGATGAAGCCAAAAGATGTCTTCAATGTAAAAATCCAAGATGCAAAATGGGCTGCCCTGTTAGTACGCCTGTTAATGATATGGTAAGGCTTCTGTTAGAGGGCAAAATAATTGAGGCAGGTGAAATGCTTTTTGAAAACAATCCTTTGACTTCGGTTTGTTCTCTTGTTTGTCCTGTAGAAAAATTCTGTGAAGGCAACTGTATACTAAATCATAAAAATAATCCCATTCAAGTAAGCTCAATTGAAAATTACATATCCGAATATTATCTTAGAATTCTTAATGAAAAGCCAAATGTGCATCCTGAAAGGAGAATCGCTGTAATAGGTTCAGGCCCTGCAGGAATTACAATCGCTATTATGTTAGCCCGTTCAGGATATAATATTACAATTTTCGAAGCTCACGATAAAATTGGCGGAGTCTTAAGATATGGTATACCAGATTATAGGCTTCCAAAAAATATACTTGATTTACTAAAGTTAAAGCTATTAAACATGGGAGTAAAGATACGTCCAAATACCCTGATTGGTCCTGTAATTACCCCAGAAAATCTTTTCAGGGATGGATATAAGGCAATTTTTATAGGCACTGGAGTTTGGAATCCAAGGCCTTTAAGAATAAAGGGCGAGAGTCTCGGCAACGTTCATTATGCTATTGATTATCTTAAGAATCCTGATGTTTATGATTTAGGCAATAAAATAATAGTTATAGGAGCAGGTAATACTGCTATTGATGCTGCAAGAACAGCTCTTAGAAAGGGAGTAAGGGAAGTAATAATAATGTATAGGCGTGGTGAGGAAGATATGCCTGCCAGCCGTGAAGAAATTGAATACGCCAAAATTGATGGAGTAAAATTTGAGTTTTTTAAATCCCCACTTGAAATTGTTGATAACGGAGTAAAATATATAAAAACTCAGAAGGAATTTTTAAACGAAAAGGATAAGATTACAGAAACTGAAGGCTCAGAAGGTTTTTTAGATGCAGATTCTGTTATCATTGCAGCAAGCCAGGGTCCAAGGGCAAACATAGTATCAAATACCACTGGCTTGGAAATAAACAATAGAGGCTTGCTCCTAACTGATGAATATGGAAGAACTACAAAGGAAGGTGTATTTGCCTCTGGCGATGTAGTAACAGGTGCTAAAACAGTTGTAGAGGCCGTAAACCTATCTAATAGGGTTGCAAAGGCGATTGATGAATTCGTCCGAGAAAAATACCCTGAACTTTTTATTCAAAAAATTTGA
- a CDS encoding ATP-binding protein, with protein sequence MEELLGVRYDVESGDFIRGGEASSKIKKMLQQIGIRQDIIKKICVACYEAEMNIVIHSVGGYIEAKIYSDKIEITALDKGPGIANIELAMQEGYSTASDVAREMGFGGGMGLPNIKRSSDEFYIKSELGKFTEIKIVVYFN encoded by the coding sequence ATGGAGGAACTTTTAGGTGTAAGATACGATGTCGAAAGCGGAGATTTTATTAGGGGTGGAGAAGCCTCAAGTAAAATAAAAAAAATGTTACAACAGATTGGAATAAGGCAAGACATAATAAAAAAAATATGCGTTGCATGCTATGAAGCTGAAATGAATATAGTTATTCATAGCGTTGGAGGATATATAGAGGCTAAAATCTATAGCGATAAAATTGAAATTACTGCATTGGATAAAGGACCTGGAATTGCCAATATTGAGCTTGCAATGCAGGAAGGATATTCTACAGCATCGGATGTAGCAAGAGAGATGGGATTTGGAGGAGGTATGGGACTTCCAAATATTAAAAGAAGCAGCGATGAATTTTATATAAAATCTGAGTTAGGAAAGTTTACTGAAATAAAAATTGTAGTCTATTTTAATTAA
- a CDS encoding [Fe-Fe] hydrogenase large subunit C-terminal domain-containing protein — protein MKEFFHSVGLIEERCIGCTKCLMNCPVEAIRIKNGKAVIYNEKCVDCGECIKVCPYSAHISIKNKLEDILEYKIKVAIPSVTLYSQFGRESNPYILNEALLTLGFDEVFDITYACDIESEILRKELRKVEKPAISTLCPSVIRLIENNFPSLKKHLVRMITPIEISSLLIREKYEEMGYKNEEIGIFFLTPCPSWVTKISEMKKNNNIMIDGAIAISEIYPKIHKIIGKNAVSKENNSVSRTGLLWAYSGGQSKAIGVNDYISVDGIKNVIKVFDDIENGKIEDVDFVEAYACPNGCVGGLLLVENPYNAERISKKIIEKIDFSYKIDAYNNIENKFISSEKQDSTHIRLADNFESAVKMIKTMNRIINRLPGTDCGLCGSPSCKAFAEDVVKGLARIEDCKFIQAEV, from the coding sequence ATGAAGGAATTTTTTCACTCTGTTGGACTAATAGAAGAAAGATGTATAGGATGCACTAAATGTTTAATGAATTGCCCGGTTGAAGCAATACGAATAAAGAATGGCAAAGCAGTAATATATAATGAAAAATGCGTCGACTGCGGTGAGTGTATAAAAGTATGTCCTTACAGCGCTCATATTTCAATAAAAAACAAACTTGAAGATATATTGGAGTATAAGATAAAGGTTGCAATTCCATCTGTAACATTATATTCACAGTTTGGAAGAGAAAGTAACCCTTATATATTAAATGAGGCGCTGTTAACTTTGGGGTTTGATGAAGTATTTGACATTACTTATGCATGCGATATAGAATCTGAGATACTAAGAAAGGAATTGAGAAAAGTAGAAAAACCTGCAATTTCAACGCTTTGCCCATCAGTTATTAGGTTGATTGAAAACAACTTTCCAAGTTTAAAAAAACATCTTGTTAGAATGATTACTCCTATAGAAATATCATCTTTACTGATTCGTGAAAAATACGAGGAGATGGGTTATAAGAATGAAGAGATAGGCATTTTTTTCTTAACACCCTGCCCTAGCTGGGTAACTAAGATTAGTGAAATGAAAAAAAACAACAATATAATGATTGATGGTGCAATAGCAATTAGCGAAATTTATCCTAAGATTCATAAAATAATAGGAAAAAATGCAGTTTCAAAAGAAAATAATAGCGTTTCAAGAACTGGGCTTTTATGGGCGTATTCAGGAGGACAAAGTAAGGCCATAGGCGTTAATGATTATATTTCAGTTGATGGAATTAAAAACGTGATTAAGGTTTTTGACGATATTGAAAATGGCAAAATAGAAGATGTGGATTTTGTAGAAGCTTATGCGTGTCCAAATGGGTGCGTTGGAGGTCTACTTCTTGTAGAAAACCCATACAATGCTGAAAGAATCAGCAAAAAAATAATTGAAAAAATTGATTTTAGCTATAAAATTGATGCCTACAATAATATAGAAAATAAATTTATTAGCAGTGAAAAACAAGATTCTACACATATAAGATTGGCTGATAATTTCGAAAGTGCAGTAAAGATGATTAAAACTATGAATAGAATAATCAACAGATTGCCAGGAACAGACTGCGGATTATGTGGTTCACCATCTTGCAAAGCATTCGCAGAAGATGTTGTGAAGGGATTAGCGAGGATTGAAGATTGCAAATTTATTCAAGCGGAGGTATGA
- a CDS encoding DRTGG domain-containing protein yields MKVKDIAEKLNFKVLAGNNGLGREVTGVYICDLLSWVMSHGKNGNAWITVQVHPNVVAVATLLEFSCIIIPENIEVEEITLQKAENENIPVMQTSLNSFEIGIELNKLGI; encoded by the coding sequence ATGAAAGTTAAGGATATTGCTGAAAAGTTAAATTTTAAAGTATTGGCAGGCAATAATGGGCTTGGCAGAGAGGTAACAGGAGTATATATTTGCGACCTTTTAAGCTGGGTAATGTCACATGGTAAAAACGGAAATGCATGGATAACAGTTCAGGTCCATCCTAATGTTGTTGCAGTTGCTACATTGCTTGAATTTTCTTGTATTATTATACCAGAAAATATTGAAGTTGAAGAAATAACTCTTCAAAAAGCTGAGAATGAAAATATACCTGTTATGCAGACATCATTAAATTCTTTCGAAATTGGAATTGAATTAAATAAATTGGGGATTTAA